Proteins encoded within one genomic window of Mycolicibacterium monacense:
- a CDS encoding permease prefix domain 1-containing protein translates to MDADTALESQIAQWRGYVERHQTISAADADEMEDHLRSQISDLTAAGLMGDEAFLVAVKRMGNMNGISREFAHEHSDRLWKQLVLMPAAPDARAGGPTRELWMVLALAVGAAVAVKVGSALMGEQAFARNAALFVLPFLTAYFAWKRQMSPRAAAALSVPFVVAAAALNGYPFRPEGATEVIAAIHTPIVLWFVVGLAYAGGRWRSDRRRMDFIRFTGEWIVYLALLGIGGGVLVGLTVGAFDALGMDVEWVIESWVLPFGVAGAVVVSAWLVEAKQNVVENIAPVLTRVFTPLTILMLLVLLVAFAAAGTVVGVDRNLLILMDLILVLVLGLVLYAISARDPQAPADLFDRLQLVLVLSALAVDLLMLVAMLTRIAEFGVTPNKVTALGLNLVLLVNLTWSARLLAGFLRGRVPFSAAERWQTRYLPVFGLWAAVALVVIPPAFDFV, encoded by the coding sequence ATGGACGCCGACACCGCACTGGAATCGCAGATCGCCCAGTGGCGCGGTTACGTCGAACGCCACCAGACCATCTCGGCTGCCGACGCCGACGAGATGGAAGACCATCTGCGCAGCCAGATCTCGGACCTCACCGCGGCGGGGCTGATGGGCGACGAGGCATTCCTCGTCGCAGTCAAGCGCATGGGCAACATGAACGGCATCTCCCGGGAGTTCGCACACGAACACTCCGACCGGCTGTGGAAGCAACTCGTGCTGATGCCCGCCGCGCCCGACGCCCGTGCCGGTGGCCCGACGCGCGAGCTGTGGATGGTCCTCGCACTCGCGGTCGGTGCCGCCGTCGCGGTCAAGGTCGGCTCGGCACTGATGGGCGAGCAAGCGTTCGCGCGCAATGCCGCGTTGTTCGTGCTGCCGTTCCTCACGGCGTACTTCGCCTGGAAGCGCCAGATGTCGCCGCGCGCGGCCGCGGCGCTGTCGGTGCCGTTCGTGGTGGCGGCGGCCGCGTTGAACGGCTATCCGTTCCGCCCGGAGGGCGCGACGGAGGTGATCGCGGCGATCCACACCCCGATCGTGTTGTGGTTCGTCGTCGGCCTGGCCTATGCCGGAGGGCGGTGGCGATCCGACCGCCGCCGGATGGATTTCATCCGGTTCACCGGTGAATGGATCGTCTATCTCGCCCTGTTGGGGATCGGCGGCGGTGTCCTCGTCGGCCTGACCGTCGGCGCGTTCGACGCGCTCGGCATGGACGTCGAGTGGGTGATCGAAAGCTGGGTGCTGCCCTTCGGTGTGGCGGGCGCCGTGGTCGTCTCGGCGTGGTTGGTGGAGGCGAAGCAGAACGTGGTGGAGAACATCGCGCCCGTGCTCACCCGGGTGTTCACCCCGCTGACCATCCTGATGCTGCTGGTGCTGCTCGTGGCCTTCGCGGCGGCCGGCACAGTGGTGGGCGTCGACCGGAACCTGCTCATCCTGATGGACCTCATCCTGGTGCTGGTCCTCGGACTGGTGCTGTATGCGATCTCCGCGCGTGATCCGCAGGCCCCGGCCGACCTGTTCGACCGCCTGCAACTCGTCCTCGTGCTCAGCGCCCTGGCGGTCGATCTGCTCATGCTGGTCGCCATGCTCACCCGGATCGCCGAGTTCGGCGTCACGCCGAACAAGGTGACCGCACTCGGGCTCAACCTCGTCCTCCTGGTGAACCTGACGTGGTCGGCCCGCCTGCTCGCCGGATTCCTCCGCGGCCGCGTACCGTTCAGCGCCGCAGAACGCTGGCAGACCCGTTACCTTCCCGTCTTCGGCCTGTGGGCGGCGGTGGCTCTCGTCGTGATTCCGCCGGCCTTCGACTTCGTGTAG